A single genomic interval of Methanomassiliicoccus sp. harbors:
- a CDS encoding tyrosine-type recombinase/integrase, with translation MLENPLEKTKVTNSEEDEELREDLKEEEEEEGERVRGGLVLPKILTYDEQDRFLLAVDDIEDLIACRIMLYAGLRVNEATNVLVKDIDPNQRSVFVRQGKFSKDRYAPIDVSTIALIQCYIAEEKLKPDNKLFKCSKRTLQRHVTEVIAPRAGLSMNTHMLRHTCATWQLDKGIPLEVVKNNLGHASIEVTQIYLHLNIRQRSRIYSDCTRFGI, from the coding sequence ATGCTCGAAAACCCCCTCGAAAAAACAAAGGTGACAAATTCCGAGGAGGACGAAGAGCTTAGAGAGGATCTAAAGGAAGAGGAGGAAGAGGAAGGCGAACGGGTCCGGGGCGGTCTAGTCCTCCCGAAGATTCTCACATACGACGAACAGGATAGGTTCCTCTTAGCGGTCGATGACATCGAGGACCTTATCGCTTGTCGGATAATGCTCTACGCCGGACTCCGGGTAAATGAAGCCACGAACGTACTTGTTAAGGACATTGACCCAAATCAACGCTCGGTGTTCGTGCGGCAAGGAAAGTTCTCGAAGGACAGGTATGCTCCGATCGACGTTTCGACCATCGCCCTGATACAATGTTACATTGCCGAAGAGAAGCTGAAGCCTGATAATAAACTCTTCAAGTGCTCGAAGAGAACCCTCCAACGTCATGTCACCGAAGTGATAGCTCCTCGTGCAGGTCTTTCAATGAATACTCACATGCTACGGCATACATGCGCGACCTGGCAGCTAGATAAAGGGATTCCCTTAGAAGTGGTGAAGAATAACCTTGGTCACGCATCCATCGAAGTTACTCAGATCTACCTACACCTTAACATTCGACAGAGGTCTAGAATATACTCCGACTGTACGAGGTTTGGCATATGA